In Cyclopterus lumpus isolate fCycLum1 chromosome 17, fCycLum1.pri, whole genome shotgun sequence, a genomic segment contains:
- the ankrd12 gene encoding ankyrin repeat domain-containing protein 12 isoform X2, with the protein MAKPGSDRDGAMVDKQAGKKSKDKLSPFTKTPKLDRSELLGKEGKAKSSMKRKLSFTNSPLRTEERDSDTEKDGPEKKKVKKESGGKKSQAPNLLFGYPLSERKQMALLMQMTANSPDSTPSHPSQTTPVQKKVPSSASSRQKDKVNKRNERGETPLHMAAIRGDAKQVKDLISLGADVNVKDFAGWTPLHEACNLGYYDVAKVLIAAGAEVNTQGLDDDTPLHDASSSGHTDIVKLLLRHGGNAFQANKRGERPVDVADSQELEQLLKGEVPLSDQDDSSSESEDLLSVNPSSIDDNLEDSDTEKDSDGKQATKASSSVPGLDEYEFKDEEEEEDLGKAMNDRHILRRELQQREKEEKDNHVAGKQGAKGDSASKSKKQKTSRVHCSSDTSSDEMESLSEKRSSPTCSQSSESLKADTRSKKENAEQKDKGKVKRKSKSQNKNKENQEDGKENSKTLVLSLATVSESTEKGREEDSFKMSFSPKDDSSVHLFHLSSIKSPKLNHSLTDKQTPLKQENTKMCISISDSSCPVDTVKYNHFAETDYCTEGSSTKGCKHKEKSKHQQKDSSGDGDEGHLSPYKDGSMGNSIDGSEGALRKTDLDGKVVKKHKLKHKEKDKHRREYEAERSRHRQKEARKDGHRNLEFDREFWKENFFKSDETDEHLQVKKEGEDNSSLQKTADSSPVKDERNAKEKHPSSKEKRPREERDKDKAVKKERKEAAGKEEKVKDSKLSERDERVDCHGSGRIPDDLLQSNSLKEETEEKPISGITADQEQLELSEKGSRDKTDKRLPGKEKDSEKMEKRHSDKEKKVRAEHADKAEVQNSVDRWKEKEKTGTVSSHSPGDKNYKENEKLKSLSTTKKPEDSRKNKDKFDKRSDRERQDREHSVGDHREKERTNSDKKGKPLEKNTDHGKSDRSKEKDCDRKKRDKIKDGTLSSSSNLKLLLEEKKSYLSESGKSLSTKSKEEVGRTTEKDRDRRDRDRDSDKHKDKDKERHKDRSQQAKISKPKANEPDADKAKSKASPATRDTKPKEKRLVNDDLMQTSFERMLSLKDQEIEQWHRKHLEKIKQKERERLKQRPLADPGKSKPKDRTKTEPCTLSKELMRSKSSEASDVHSRDKSLKDSTSPRTMSLDGKSLPSISAKVMSAVENCLTRSPRPEGERGGFMSRSVSLVSVASSEDSCQATTLTPRHVEYDSDMNLEASDSQPAFLQSSLVIQATRSPSAHDKDCNSLPDAPQCNRTLLPSRHESPYLRAILDEDVNSSTESKAVENQPKPSQPTEEPGTKETSAETEESLNGQQQCVNSVSDSAVGGEGSPPVVLTPQMLNKDPQSKSLTLPECTSSQTQSTERTTLPFSDPPVEKDIQCPTENSQAECSNKDSDQPPTPTACLSAEQSERTNTLTLQQREPFTVSGVESVLQTESGNTNVSDLKEEPLESANGADEESMETESFRTEGRGSPVPSTSSHISSSTAGETLPGLAEAKCSQDDMDVNDQDCKYSRLPSDTAAPYLDAEMEKMDSTPPALSDSASPEHKVEEMTDVPQSSEINSSSAVSVITECPSVQDSLATEGSSESTADASSEPMEVTPVDEQPETSLAGEEQSQSTVQLAIQTDSNSSSSSSSSSSSSSSSNSSSSSSSTCSASGSCSPQSGDRDSDSSGARVKIRSTDEEGDIHVPHPRKRKMPKASGSQSYPVTQQEKESGQQSLAAIVDSVKLEEIQPYQTERANPYYEFLHIRKKIEEKRKVLCSVTPQPPQYYDEYVTFNGSYLLDGNPLSKLCIPTITPPPSLPEQLKEMFKQQEVIRMKLRLQHSIEREKLIVSNEQEVLRVHYRAARTLANQTLPFSACTVLLDAEVYNMPQDVQSDDGKTSVRDRFNARQFMSWLQDVDDKFDKLKTCLLMRQQHEAAALNAVQRLEWQLKLQELDPATYKSTSIFEIPEFYIPLVEVNDDFDLTPI; encoded by the exons AAAAAGATggaccagagaagaagaaggtgaaaaAGGAGTCTGGGGGCAAGAAGTCCCAGGCTCCCAACCTCTTGTTTGGGTATCCTCTGTCAGAGCGCAAACAGATGGCTCTCCTAATGCAGATGACTGCCAACAGTCCAG ACTCTACTCCCAGTCACCCCTCACAAACGACCCCTGTGCAGAAGAAAGTCCCCAGCAGCGCGTCATCTCGACAGAAGGACAAGGTCAACAAGAGGAACGAGAGAGGGGAGACTCCTCTTCACATGGCAGCCATCAGGGGAGACGCCAAGCAAGTTAAAGACCTCATTAGCCTGGGAGCTGACGTCAACGTCAAAGACTTTGCAG GTTGGACTCCTCTTCATGAAGCCTGTAATCTTGGTTACTACGACGTGGCCAAAGTCTTAATAGCAGCAGGTGCAGAAGTGAACACACAGGGTCTGGATGACGACACGCCACTTCACGATGCCTCTAGCAGCGGGCATACAGAT ATTGTGAAACTGCTGCTGCGCCACGGTGGTAACGCCTTCCAGGCCAACAAACGCGGGGAGCGGCCCGTGGATGTGGCAGACTCTCAGGAACTGGAGCAGCTATTAAAGGGAGAGGTGCCACTGTCAGACCAAGATGACAGCTCTTCAG AGTCTGAAGACCTGCTGTCTGTCAATCCATCCAGTATAGATGACAACTTGGAAGACTCTGATACTGAAAAGGACTCTGACGGTAAACAGGCCACGAAAGCATCATCGTCCGTTCCAGGGCTGGATGAGTATGAGTtcaaggacgaggaggaggaggaggatctcgGTAAAGCCATGAACGACAGACACATTCTCCGGAGGGAACTACAGCAGCgtgagaaggaggaaaaagataATCATGTGGCAGGAAAGCAGGGTGCAAAAGGGGATTCCGCCTCAAAGTCCAAAAAGCAGAAGACTTCTCGTGTCCACTGTAGCTCGGATACCTCCAGCGACGAAATGGAGAGCCTTTCAGAGAAAAGGAGTTCCCCCACCTGCTCTCAGAGCTCAGAGAGCCTCAAGGCAGACACAAGGTCTAAAAAGGAGAATGCTGAGCAAAAAGACAAGGGTAAAgtcaagaggaagagcaaaagcCAGAATAAGAACAAGGAAAACCAAGAGGATGGGAAAGAGAACAGCAAAACCTTGGTCCTCTCTCTCGCAACGGTGTCCGAGAGCAcagaaaagggaagagaggaagactcGTTCAAGATGTCTTTCAGTCCTAAAGATGACTCATCCGTCCACCTATTCCATTTGTCGTCCATAAAATCTCCAAAACTGAACCACAGCCTGactgacaaacaaacaccactCAAACAGGAAAATACTAAGATGTGCATTTCTATCAGTGACAGCTCATGTCCGGTGGACACTGTCAAATACAACCACTTCGCAGAGACAGACTACTGCACTGAAGGCTCCAGCACCAAGGGGTGTAAGCACAAGGAAAAGAGCAAGCATCAACAGAAAGACTCCAGTGGAGACGGGGACGAAGGTCATTTGAGTCCTTACAAAGACGGTAGCATGGGAAACAGCATTGACGGCTCTGAAGGTGCCTTACGGAAGACCGACTTAGACGGCAAAGTAGTAAAGAAGCATAAACTTAAACATAaggagaaagacaaacacaggaggGAATATGAGGCAGAGCGCAGCCGCCACAGGCAGAAGGAGGCCAGGAAAGACGGCCACAGGAATCTGGAGTTTGACAGAGAGTTCTGGAAAGAGAATTTTTTCAAAAGTGATGAGACTGATGAACATCTGCAAGTGAAAAAGGAGGGCGAAGACAATAGTTCACTTCAAAAGACTGCTGATTCATCTCCTGTCAAAGATGAGAGAAACGCAAAAGAGAAACACCCGAGCAGCAAGGAAAAGAGGCCGAGAGAAGAGCGCGACAAAGACAAGGCGGTGAAAAAAGAGCGGAAGGAGGCTGCTGGTAAAGAAGAGAAGGTAAAGGATTCAAAGCTGAGTGAGCGTGACGAGAGGGTGGACTGCCACGGCTCAGGGCGGATTCCTGACGATTTGCTGCAGAGCAACAGCTtgaaagaagagacagaagagaaaccCATAAGTGGGATCACAGCTGATCAAGAACAGCTGGAGCTCTCTGAAAAAGGCTCACGTGATAAAACTGACAAGAGGCTCCCAGGAAAAGAGAAGGATTCagagaaaatggagaaaagGCATTCTGACAAGGAAAAAAAGGTTAGAGCGGAGCATGCTGACAAAGCTGAAGTACAAAATTCAGTGGATCgctggaaggaaaaagaaaaaacgggAACCGTTTCTTCCCACTCGCCTGGAGataaaaactacaaagagaatgAGAAACTGAAATCTTTATCCACAACCAAAAAGCCTGAGGACAGCAGGAAAAATAAAGATAAGTTTGACAAGCGGTCTGATAGGGAGAGGCAGGACAGAGAACATAGTGTTGGGGATCACAGAGAAAAGGAACGCACCAACTCTGATAAGAAAGGGAAACCTCTTGAGAAGAACACAGATCATGGTAAATCTGATCGTTCAAAAGAAAAGGATTGTGacaggaaaaagagagacaaaataaaagatggGACTCTTTCCTCAAGCTCCAACCTGAAATTACTTttagaagagaagaagagttaTTTGTCTGAGAGTGGCAAGTCCTTATCTACCAAATCAAAGGAGGAAGTTGGGAGAACAACGGAGAAGGATCGCGACCGAAGAGACCGGGACAGAGACTCAGACAAACACAAGGATAAGGACAAGGAGCGGCACAAAGACAGATCCCAGCAGGCCAAAATCAGCAAGCCCAAAGCCAATGAGCCGGATGCAGACAAGGCCAAATCAAAAGCCTCGCCAGCAACACGAGACACCAAGCCCAAAGAGAAAAGGCTTGTGAACGATGACTTGATGCAGACCAGCTTTGAGCGCATGCTCAGCCTGAAGGACCAGGAGATTGAGCAGTGGCATCGTAAACACCTGgagaaaatcaaacaaaaagagCGTGAAAGGCTTAAACAGCGGCCTCTGGCAGATCCAGGGAAGTCCAAgcctaaagacagaaccaagacTGAACCGTGCACGCTGAGTAAGGAGCTCATGCGCTCAAAAAGCTCTGAAGCCTCGGATGTCCACAGCAGAGATAAATCCCTGAAGGACAGTACCAGCCCCAGAACAATGTCGCTCGATGGAAAGAGTCTGCCTTCTATCAGCGCAAAGGTCATGTCAGCCGTGGAGAACTGTCTGACCAGATCACCCAGACCAGAGGGTGAACGCGGTGGCTTCATGTCCAGGTCGGTGTCCCTGGTTTCTGTCGCTAGCTCGGAGGATTCGTGTCAGGCGACGACATTAACACCCAGACACGTTGAATATGACTCTGACATGAACCTAGAAGCCTCAGACTCTCAGCCTGCATTTCTCCAGTCTTCCCTTGTCATTCAAGCCACCAGATCGCCGTCGGCTCACGATAAAGATTGCAACAGTCTTCCAGATGCACCGCAATGTAATCGGACGCTGCTGCCCAGCAGACATGAATCTCCATACCTCAGGGCTATTCTGGACGAGGATGTCAACTCATCGACTGAAAGTAAAGCTGTTGAAAATCAGCCAAAACCCAGCCAGCCTACCGAAGAGCCGGGAACAAAAGAGACGTCAGCAGAAACGGAAGAGAGCCTCAACGGTCAACAACAATGTGTGAATTCAGTTTCTGATTCAGCCGTAGGGGGAGAAGGGAGCCCTCCTGTAGTTTTAACACCACAAATGTTAAACAAAGATCCTCAGAGTAAAAGCCTGACACTTCCAGAGTGCACTAGCTCTCAAACTCAGTCAACAGAGCGGACAACTCTTCCCTTCTCGGATCCTCCTGTTGAGAAGGACATCCAGTGTCCAACAGAGAACTCACAGGCAGAGTGTAGTAACAAGGATTCAGATCAACCACCGACGCCTACAGCTTGTCTATCTGCAGAGCAGTCAGagcgcacaaacacactaacCCTCCAGCAGAGGGAACCGTTCACGGTTTCTGGTGTGGAGAGCGTTCTGCAAACCGAATCCGGTAACACGAATGTTTCTGACCTTAAAGAGGAACCTCTTGAGAGCGCCAATGGAGCCGACGAAGAGAGTATGGAAACGGAGAGCTTCAGAACCGAGGGTAGAGGAAGTCCTGTACCCTCAACCAGCTCGCACATTTCCAGCTCCACAGCAGGGGAGACCTTGCCAGGCCTTGCTGAGGCCAAATGCTCTCAAGATGATATGGATGTAAATGACCAAGACTGCAAGTACTCAAGACTTCCCAGTGACACTGCAGCTCCATATCTCGATGCTGAGATGGAGAAAATGGACAGTACACCTCCGGCATTGTCCGACAGTGCGAGCCCTGAACACAAGGTTGAAGAGATGACCGACGTCCCACAGAGCTCAGAGATCAACAGTAGTTCTGCTGTTTCTGTTATAACAGAGTGTCCGTCAGTTCAGGACAGCTTGGCTACAGAGGGCTCTTCTGAATCTACAGCCGATGCCAGCTCGGAGCCGATGGAGGTGACGCCTGTCGATGAGCAACCAGAGACATCTTTAGCTGGAGAAGAGCAAAGTCAAAGCACCGTCCAATTGGCAATTCAGACagacagcaacagcagcagcagcagcagcagcagcagtagcagtagcagcagcagcaacagcagcagcagtagcagcagcaccTGCAGTGCCTCAGGGAGCTGCTCTCCACAATCCGGAGACCGGGATTCTGACTCATCGGGTGCGAGGGTCAAGATTCGCTCTACAGACGAGGAAGGGGACATCCATGTTCCCCATCCACGCAAGAGGAAGATGCCTAAAGCATCAGGCTCCCAGAGTTATCCTGTGACtcagcaggagaaggagagtggCCAGCAGTCTCTGGCTGCTATTGTGGACTCTGTAAAGCTGGAGGAGATTCAGCCCTACCAGACCGAGAGGGCCAACCCGTACTACGAGTTCCTGCACATCCGGAAGAAGATCGAGGAGAAGCGCAAAGTCTTGTGCAGCGTCACCCCACAGCCACCGCAGTATTATGATGAATATGTGACCTTCAACGGATCCTACCTCTTAGATGGAAACCCACTCAGCAAGCTCTGCATACCAACA ATAACTCCACCGCCGTCATTACCTGAGCAGCTGAAAGAGATGTTCAAACAACAAGAGGTGATCCGTATGAAACTACGACTCCAACACAGCATTGAAAGG GAAAAACTGATCGTTTCAAATGAACAAGAAGTCTTGCGCGTCCATTACCGGGCAGCAAGAACGCTGGCCAATCAGACTCTGCCTTTCAGTGCCTGTACAGTTTTATTGGACGCTGAAGTGTACAACATGCCTCAAGACGTCCAG AGTGACGATGGCAAAACATCAGTCCGAGACCGATTCAACGCCAGGCAGTTTATGTCCTGGTTACAAGATGTCGATGACAAGTTTGACAAACTCAAG ACGTGTCTTCTGATGAGGCAGCAGCACGAGGCGGCGGCCCTGAACGCCGTGCAGCGTCTGGAGTGGCAGCTCAAGCTGCAGGAGCTGGACCCCGCCACCTACAAGTCCACCAGCATCTTCGAGATTCCAGAGTTCTACATCCCACTCGTGGAGGTTAACGACGACTTTGACCTCACCCCGATATGA